The following proteins are encoded in a genomic region of Sorangiineae bacterium MSr12523:
- a CDS encoding ester cyclase — translation MSRQIHSRVVTRYFGEVWNQGRVELLDDLLHPNYINHPSALPGQPAGPEGLKRVILAMRMAFPDLRYDVRDELHDGDRVAVRVVKRGTHEGNLFGIAPTGRRIEIEQMQIERFHEGKIIEHWRTTAMTNEERDKYLALQERLSTADPDCLTRSGNEFVIAMVLQIVQELAEGQKEAAPGCDPFVVGQQLANFLLPSPPSSTELPGRVRECLRAAFSNDANGTNGGVNGNPEMRDVARTLGVSPRTLQRRLQQVGSSFTHEVDCVRRELACQYLADTARPLGAIALQLGFGEVGSFFRTFRRWTQTSPRRFRLHHTPRAASV, via the coding sequence TTGTCGCGGCAGATTCACAGCCGAGTAGTAACTCGTTATTTCGGTGAAGTTTGGAATCAAGGGCGTGTCGAGCTACTGGACGACCTGCTCCATCCAAATTACATCAATCATCCGTCCGCACTGCCCGGTCAACCGGCCGGACCGGAGGGCTTGAAGCGCGTGATCTTGGCCATGAGAATGGCCTTCCCGGATCTGCGCTACGACGTCCGGGACGAGCTGCACGATGGAGATCGTGTGGCGGTGCGCGTCGTCAAACGCGGAACGCACGAAGGAAATCTGTTCGGAATCGCGCCTACCGGGCGTCGTATCGAGATCGAACAGATGCAGATCGAGCGTTTCCACGAAGGGAAAATAATCGAACACTGGCGCACTACCGCGATGACGAACGAGGAACGCGACAAGTACCTCGCTCTGCAGGAGCGCCTCTCCACGGCCGATCCTGACTGCCTTACGCGCAGCGGCAACGAGTTCGTGATCGCCATGGTCCTTCAGATCGTGCAAGAGCTCGCTGAAGGCCAAAAAGAAGCCGCACCGGGCTGCGACCCGTTCGTCGTCGGACAGCAGCTGGCCAACTTCCTGTTGCCCTCGCCTCCGTCGTCCACGGAGCTGCCCGGGCGTGTGCGGGAGTGCCTACGCGCGGCATTCTCCAATGACGCCAATGGCACGAACGGCGGCGTCAACGGCAACCCGGAGATGCGGGATGTTGCGCGCACCCTCGGGGTGAGCCCGCGCACCTTGCAGCGCCGATTGCAGCAAGTAGGGAGCAGTTTCACGCACGAGGTCGATTGCGTGCGGCGCGAACTCGCGTGCCAATACCTCGCCGATACCGCCCGCCCCCTGGGTGCAATTGCACTTCAACTGGGGTTCGGCGAAGTCGGCTCGTTCTTCCGCACGTTCCGGCGGTGGACCCAAACGTCCCCGCGCCGCTTCCGCCTGCACCACACGCCGCGCGCGGCCAGCGTATAG
- a CDS encoding IS4 family transposase, whose amino-acid sequence MRMVRRAMERGGGRISEVFCDAAERQGAYDLLEGARVSGEALMASMSAACVERGDDGEFVLIPIDGSNIRVVDRDKRTDLGLVGTYTNNARGLQVVSALAVTEHGTPLGLCAQTWWTRSTKKKPRSHSTYRPVHERESRYTVWTIQDALRSYSQSKCKPWIVVDRGGDATVILDELVRSRARFTVRCSWNRCVGNRNTQAKLRGVLANQRVQAHYTVHVPPGHKRKERLARVAVRRASVELNLKHDWQAKRSNPTLNVLWIHESRPPHGEKPLDWMLYTNSPIETVNDMLRVVHSYTMRWRIEDFHKTWKSGHCRVEEIRLRSAAAVRTWATLLAAVATRIERLKHLARTEPDLAATVELSDIELDALKLLKRQQKKKTEVVGDGVPTIAVAVRWIADLGGYTGKSSGGPPGATTIGRGLEDLAVAARVLSMVRENPKEFGLARMKR is encoded by the coding sequence ATGCGGATGGTCCGCCGCGCCATGGAGCGCGGCGGCGGCCGTATTTCCGAGGTTTTCTGCGATGCGGCGGAGCGCCAGGGAGCCTACGACCTACTGGAAGGTGCTCGGGTGTCCGGCGAAGCCCTCATGGCTTCGATGAGCGCTGCATGCGTCGAGCGCGGTGATGACGGCGAATTTGTGCTCATCCCCATCGATGGCAGCAACATTCGAGTCGTCGATCGCGACAAGCGCACCGACCTAGGTCTTGTAGGTACCTACACCAATAATGCACGTGGGCTCCAGGTTGTCAGTGCGCTCGCCGTTACAGAGCACGGTACACCGCTCGGGCTATGCGCGCAGACCTGGTGGACACGCTCAACGAAGAAGAAACCGCGTTCTCACTCGACATATCGTCCGGTTCACGAGCGTGAAAGTCGTTACACCGTATGGACGATCCAAGATGCCTTGCGCAGTTACTCGCAGAGCAAATGTAAGCCATGGATCGTCGTCGACCGTGGCGGTGACGCGACGGTCATCCTCGATGAGCTCGTCCGAAGCAGGGCAAGATTCACCGTGCGCTGCTCATGGAATCGGTGCGTCGGAAACCGGAATACCCAGGCAAAACTTCGAGGCGTTCTCGCCAATCAGCGGGTGCAGGCGCACTACACGGTGCATGTTCCACCTGGTCACAAACGGAAGGAGCGTCTCGCGCGCGTGGCAGTGCGACGAGCATCGGTCGAGCTCAATCTGAAGCACGACTGGCAGGCGAAACGTTCCAACCCGACGCTCAACGTTCTTTGGATCCACGAGAGCCGGCCTCCACACGGAGAAAAGCCACTCGATTGGATGCTTTACACGAACAGTCCCATCGAGACGGTGAACGATATGCTGCGCGTCGTGCACAGCTACACGATGCGCTGGCGCATCGAGGACTTTCACAAGACCTGGAAGTCCGGCCATTGCCGAGTGGAAGAAATACGGCTTCGCTCTGCGGCCGCGGTCAGGACTTGGGCTACGCTCCTCGCTGCCGTGGCTACTCGAATCGAACGCCTTAAACATCTCGCCCGTACAGAACCGGACCTTGCCGCCACCGTCGAGCTCTCCGACATCGAACTCGACGCGCTCAAGCTCCTCAAGCGCCAGCAGAAAAAAAAGACCGAGGTGGTAGGAGACGGAGTTCCGACCATCGCCGTCGCCGTGCGGTGGATCGCCGACCTTGGTGGCTACACAGGCAAATCCTCCGGAGGCCCGCCAGGTGCTACTACCATCGGCCGAGGACTCGAAGACCTTGCAGTTGCGGCCCGAGTCCTCTCAATGGTCCGCGAAAACCCGAAAGAATTCGGACTCGCGCGGATGAAGCGATGA
- a CDS encoding TIGR01777 family oxidoreductase: MRTLLTGATGLLGKALLSKLEIATVLSRNPDRARSEFASSGGSIPKVYGWDPTAGPAPAEAVRHADVIFNLAGEPVGERWTEEKKRRIYESRVLGTRNLVSALRAAPSNDGRPRVLVSASAVGYYGDRGDDELDENAPSGHDFLAQVCADWEREAMAARESGLRVICVRIGLVLAAKGGALGRMIGPFKMGVGGRLGDGNQWWPWIHIDDAVGILLHASRKDELSGPVNAVSPNPVTNAEFTRALGKAIRRPTICAMPKMALRIALGEFSDAVLFSQRAFPAAAKRSGYAFEHENLPGALASLV, translated from the coding sequence GTGAGAACACTCCTGACCGGTGCTACGGGTCTCCTGGGCAAGGCGCTTCTCTCGAAACTCGAGATTGCGACCGTCCTCTCTCGAAATCCGGATCGCGCACGGAGCGAGTTCGCATCGTCAGGAGGATCCATCCCGAAAGTGTACGGCTGGGATCCAACGGCGGGCCCCGCGCCCGCCGAGGCCGTGCGCCACGCTGACGTGATTTTCAATTTGGCGGGAGAACCCGTCGGCGAGCGATGGACAGAGGAGAAGAAGCGTCGCATCTACGAGAGCCGTGTGCTCGGCACACGCAACCTCGTGAGCGCACTCCGCGCTGCACCTTCTAACGATGGCCGACCACGCGTCCTCGTTTCGGCATCGGCCGTGGGCTACTACGGCGACCGCGGAGATGATGAGCTCGACGAAAATGCGCCCAGCGGACACGACTTTCTCGCGCAAGTCTGCGCAGATTGGGAGCGCGAGGCCATGGCCGCACGCGAGTCCGGACTTCGCGTCATCTGCGTTCGCATCGGCCTGGTACTCGCGGCCAAGGGTGGCGCGCTTGGGCGAATGATCGGACCTTTCAAGATGGGCGTTGGCGGACGCCTCGGCGACGGCAATCAGTGGTGGCCCTGGATCCACATCGACGACGCCGTCGGCATTTTGCTTCACGCGAGCCGTAAGGACGAGCTCTCCGGACCGGTGAATGCCGTGTCACCCAATCCCGTTACCAATGCAGAATTCACGCGGGCTCTAGGAAAAGCCATCCGTCGTCCGACGATTTGCGCAATGCCAAAAATGGCACTTCGGATTGCGCTCGGCGAATTCAGCGACGCCGTTCTCTTCTCGCAGAGAGCTTTTCCTGCGGCGGCCAAACGAAGCGGATACGCGTTCGAGCACGAAAACCTTCCCGGTGCTCTCGCCTCGTTGGTCTAA